One window of Agromyces rhizosphaerae genomic DNA carries:
- a CDS encoding GNAT family N-acetyltransferase, with amino-acid sequence MAIEVRPASEFADVATMVGPKRPDANVCWCLSYRIPSREHRELGGRGRGERVRELCAEDPPPGVLAYDGDEVVGWAAVHPRADTQFARNRKIPHVDDLDVWSVWCIRIRPGHRGQGVSHPLLAGAVEFARSYGAPAIEGYPLDNRGAKIEQTMAYVGTRALFERAGFTKAADTTSVLNGFPRILMRLDLR; translated from the coding sequence ATGGCGATCGAGGTGCGCCCGGCGTCGGAGTTCGCCGACGTCGCGACCATGGTCGGGCCCAAGCGGCCCGACGCCAACGTGTGCTGGTGCCTCAGCTACCGCATCCCGTCGCGAGAGCACCGCGAGCTCGGCGGTCGCGGGCGCGGCGAGCGCGTCCGCGAGCTCTGCGCGGAGGACCCGCCGCCGGGCGTGCTCGCGTACGACGGCGACGAGGTGGTCGGGTGGGCCGCGGTGCATCCGCGTGCCGACACGCAGTTCGCCCGCAACCGGAAGATCCCGCACGTCGACGACCTCGACGTCTGGTCGGTGTGGTGCATCCGCATCCGTCCCGGCCACCGCGGGCAGGGCGTGTCGCACCCGCTGCTCGCGGGCGCCGTCGAGTTCGCGCGCTCCTACGGCGCGCCCGCGATCGAGGGCTACCCGCTCGACAACCGCGGCGCGAAGATCGAGCAGACCATGGCGTACGTCGGCACGCGGGCCCTGTTCGAGCGAGCCGGGTTCACGAAGGCGGCCGACACGACGTCGGTGCTGAACGGCTTCCCGCGCATCCTCATGCGCCTCGACCTGCGCTGA
- a CDS encoding LacI family DNA-binding transcriptional regulator produces the protein MTDQLPRRPARISDVARLAGVSLGTVSHALNHPSRVRPATLERVNDAIRELGFVRNANASTLATGRSTNIGMVAIAFGNSMFVDIARGAQRVARNAGYNLLLAGSEDSYDTQGQFVQFFDEARVAGLLLAPMEDSSEHVDRMASHGRPVVLMNYDGPEDACRVVVDNEQVGYLAARHLIERGCRRITVFGGGDQFQPVQLRRRGIARAIEEAGGAVEVDAVTTDGLTPAAGEAAVAPIAAAAPDGRPDGLLCLTDAIAVGAIRGLQAAGVDVPGDMLVMGCDHNTQSWDGDVTLTTVAMRGLEIGETAMGLLLEELTTPASEHAHRRVVVEPRLEVRSSTTR, from the coding sequence GTGACGGACCAGCTGCCTCGGCGACCGGCGCGCATCTCCGACGTCGCGCGCCTCGCCGGCGTCTCCCTCGGCACCGTCTCGCACGCCCTGAACCACCCGAGCCGCGTGCGGCCGGCCACGCTCGAACGGGTCAACGACGCGATCCGCGAGCTCGGCTTCGTGCGCAACGCCAACGCGAGCACACTCGCGACCGGGCGCAGCACCAACATCGGCATGGTCGCGATCGCGTTCGGCAACTCGATGTTCGTCGATATCGCGCGCGGCGCGCAGCGGGTCGCGCGCAACGCGGGGTACAACCTCCTCCTCGCCGGCAGCGAGGACAGCTACGACACCCAGGGGCAGTTCGTGCAGTTCTTCGACGAGGCGCGCGTCGCAGGGCTCCTGCTCGCACCCATGGAGGACTCCTCCGAGCACGTGGACCGCATGGCCTCGCACGGCCGCCCGGTCGTGCTGATGAACTACGACGGCCCCGAGGACGCCTGCAGGGTCGTGGTCGACAACGAGCAGGTCGGCTACCTCGCCGCGCGCCACCTGATCGAGCGCGGATGCCGCCGGATCACGGTCTTCGGCGGCGGCGACCAGTTCCAGCCGGTGCAGCTGCGGAGGCGCGGCATCGCTCGTGCGATCGAGGAGGCGGGTGGCGCCGTCGAGGTCGACGCGGTCACCACCGACGGCCTCACCCCCGCCGCCGGCGAGGCGGCGGTCGCGCCCATCGCCGCGGCCGCGCCGGACGGGCGGCCCGACGGCCTGCTCTGCCTGACCGATGCGATCGCCGTCGGCGCGATCCGTGGGCTGCAGGCCGCGGGAGTCGACGTCCCCGGCGACATGCTCGTCATGGGCTGCGACCACAACACCCAGTCGTGGGACGGCGACGTCACGCTCACCACGGTCGCCATGCGCGGGCTCGAGATCGGCGAGACGGCCATGGGGCTGCTGCTCGAGGAGCTCACGACGCCGGCGTCGGAGCACGCCCACCGCAGGGTCGTCGTCGAGCCGCGCCTCGAGGTCAGGTCGTCGACGACGCGCTGA
- a CDS encoding alpha-L-rhamnosidase-related protein — protein sequence MPGDTPDGLRRHLAAVAGEQATDASGGPLGGSGDAARDGGDAVADASWERAADGATTWWYAPDQYELGVLHRLVREGFAANRFVHYAMNFGATDPVTTFVRDLDADETELRLTASGSATVEVDGVRVEARGGAGEFHVSPPVGAARIEVAVHAAEGVPPALAELGGASAWLLRTPDGLVPAEPRPGTAATAPHDAGEPLVEVPVRRLGPADWEVAPALGRPYVESPARPRLGVGETAAEALATSSGGHDSETRIEVVEAAPGVWTTSHEVAMRYLHVEPGEASAGEPGELRGIRVEGRRRRMPRSGAYACSDDALTRIWATSARTLATCMQSLMIDGIKRDRMPWIGDHALGILANAFAFGDAGIARDSLVALGRPRHGFVNGIADYSLWWLIAVRSYVRQFGDRAFARREAAHVRRFLETMDAFADAEGVLRPEAGEDAFGPAGERAVFIDWGVAFEDGRDPTALQVLWYWAVRDGAEVLELAGAPEAEGWAARARGIRSTLVDRAWDADRGAWRTYLDDAGAVPSGDDAALAGYPNFLAVLAGLEADAAGAGAAAAGADGRADAITATATGTPFMQAFALLALARLGGRAVSVARIRARWGGMLDAGAATFWEEFGVDDDGSHAAMYGRPFGRSLAHAWASGPAALLPEAVLGIRPLDDGWRTVLVEPELGELAWAAAIVPTPAGDLFVHADRVRLRVEVPAGVTVRAAGREFAGPGEVAWDAAGGPTPPVSASSTT from the coding sequence ATGCCCGGAGACACCCCGGATGGCCTGCGCCGCCACCTCGCGGCGGTGGCGGGGGAACAGGCGACGGATGCCTCCGGCGGTCCTCTCGGCGGATCCGGCGATGCGGCCCGTGACGGCGGCGACGCGGTGGCGGATGCCTCCTGGGAGCGCGCCGCCGACGGCGCCACGACCTGGTGGTACGCGCCCGACCAGTACGAGCTCGGCGTGCTCCACCGGCTCGTGCGCGAGGGGTTCGCGGCCAACCGGTTCGTGCACTACGCGATGAACTTCGGCGCGACGGACCCGGTGACGACCTTCGTTCGCGACCTGGACGCCGACGAGACCGAGCTCCGGCTCACCGCCTCCGGCTCCGCCACCGTCGAGGTCGACGGGGTGCGCGTCGAGGCCCGCGGCGGCGCGGGGGAGTTCCACGTGTCGCCCCCGGTCGGGGCCGCCCGCATCGAGGTCGCCGTGCATGCGGCCGAGGGCGTGCCGCCGGCCCTGGCCGAGCTCGGCGGTGCCTCCGCGTGGCTCCTCCGCACGCCCGACGGCCTCGTGCCCGCCGAGCCCCGCCCCGGCACCGCCGCCACCGCCCCGCACGATGCGGGCGAGCCGCTCGTCGAGGTGCCCGTGCGGCGTCTCGGCCCCGCCGACTGGGAAGTCGCGCCGGCTCTCGGCCGCCCCTACGTCGAGAGCCCCGCCCGCCCGCGCCTCGGCGTCGGCGAGACCGCGGCCGAGGCGCTCGCCACGAGCTCAGGCGGGCACGACTCCGAGACCCGCATCGAGGTCGTCGAGGCCGCGCCGGGCGTCTGGACCACCTCGCACGAGGTCGCCATGCGATACCTGCACGTCGAGCCCGGCGAGGCGTCGGCCGGTGAGCCCGGCGAACTCCGCGGCATCCGGGTCGAGGGCAGACGGCGACGAATGCCCCGCAGCGGCGCCTACGCGTGCAGCGACGACGCGCTCACCCGCATCTGGGCCACGAGCGCGCGCACGCTCGCGACCTGCATGCAGTCGCTCATGATCGACGGCATCAAGCGCGACCGCATGCCGTGGATCGGCGACCACGCGCTGGGCATCCTCGCCAACGCCTTCGCGTTCGGCGACGCCGGGATCGCCCGCGACAGCCTCGTCGCGCTCGGCCGCCCGCGGCACGGGTTCGTCAACGGCATCGCCGACTACTCGCTCTGGTGGCTGATCGCGGTGCGCTCGTACGTGCGACAGTTCGGCGACCGGGCGTTCGCGAGGCGCGAGGCCGCGCACGTGCGGCGGTTCCTCGAGACGATGGACGCGTTCGCCGACGCCGAGGGCGTGCTGCGCCCGGAGGCGGGGGAGGACGCGTTCGGGCCGGCCGGCGAGCGCGCGGTCTTCATCGACTGGGGCGTGGCCTTCGAGGACGGGCGCGACCCCACCGCGCTGCAGGTGCTCTGGTACTGGGCGGTGCGCGACGGGGCCGAGGTGCTCGAACTGGCCGGCGCGCCCGAGGCGGAGGGGTGGGCCGCGCGAGCCCGGGGCATCCGCTCGACCCTCGTCGATCGGGCCTGGGACGCCGACCGGGGTGCCTGGCGCACCTACCTGGACGATGCCGGGGCGGTCCCCTCCGGCGACGATGCGGCGCTGGCCGGGTACCCGAACTTCCTCGCGGTGCTCGCGGGGCTCGAGGCGGATGCCGCGGGGGCCGGTGCCGCGGCGGCCGGCGCCGACGGACGCGCCGACGCGATCACGGCGACCGCGACCGGGACGCCGTTCATGCAGGCGTTCGCGTTGCTCGCGCTCGCCCGGCTCGGCGGACGCGCCGTATCGGTCGCGCGGATCCGCGCCCGCTGGGGCGGCATGCTCGACGCCGGGGCGGCGACGTTCTGGGAGGAGTTCGGCGTCGACGACGACGGGTCGCACGCGGCGATGTACGGGCGGCCGTTCGGTCGGAGCCTCGCGCACGCCTGGGCGTCCGGGCCCGCCGCGCTGCTGCCCGAGGCGGTGCTCGGCATCCGGCCGCTCGACGACGGCTGGCGCACCGTGCTGGTCGAGCCCGAGCTCGGCGAACTGGCGTGGGCCGCGGCGATCGTGCCGACGCCGGCCGGCGACCTGTTCGTGCACGCCGACCGTGTCCGCCTCCGGGTCGAGGTGCCCGCGGGGGTGACGGTGCGCGCGGCCGGCCGGGAGTTCGCCGGGCCCGGTGAGGTCGCGTGGGATGCCGCCGGCGGGCCGACGCCGCCGGTCAGCGCGTCGTCGACGACCTGA
- a CDS encoding beta-glucosidase, with protein sequence MTALAASALAAPMLFAATAAPAAAEEVDCSTVPWMDTSASAEERAHALLDASEQHQIYRWLVEQPANDPTRTEWRPGFNGEDDIVYPEQVPCTPLVIYANGPEGLHRTSGTTAWPAPLAVAATWNLELGEAKAVATAAESFDKQHAVILGPGIASGRNPLSGRTPEYFGEDPILSGLMGAANVRGLEDGNPDKPVLANLKHYTANEQEFARQSSSSNMDERTFKQIYDLPYEIAVRRSDPGSLMCAYNQVNGVFACENEMLTTSLREDYPFEGYVMSDFGAVHSTAESLNAGLDQELNRPRWFSPARLDAALANGEITQERIEEAAFRVVRSYIDVGLFDHLIPDEEAGDVSTAEHKALAREIAEQSTVLLKNDGALPLAEGDLTVAVIGQNASTTPTDGVSSETSCAAFIPFGGGGPVLDCTEMVDPLTAITERVEAAGGTVVYDNGADPAQAADVAAGADVAIVFGYLLMGEFGDAEDLNLDGNGDELIAAVAASAPSTVAVLGAGTAVEMPWLDDVDAVFQAWFSGEQGGPALASLLYGDVNPSGKLPMTFPASFEDTPVGQDAARYPGIEDSEGVYQVEYSEGLKVGYRWYESEGIDPLFAFGHGLSYTEFSYENVKVTPQSTTGDKEIRVRFKLTNTGDVAGTEVAQVYLELPDATGEPSKRLVGWERVTLEPGQHRNVQVTLSAEDLADMHLLEYWDTAAGDWSTAPGTYVVTVGGSVEADAAASFTIK encoded by the coding sequence GTGACGGCACTCGCCGCATCCGCGCTCGCCGCACCCATGCTCTTCGCCGCCACCGCCGCACCGGCGGCCGCCGAGGAGGTCGACTGCTCGACCGTCCCGTGGATGGACACGTCGGCGAGCGCCGAGGAGCGGGCCCACGCCCTGCTCGACGCCAGCGAGCAGCACCAGATCTACCGCTGGCTGGTGGAGCAGCCTGCCAACGACCCGACCCGCACCGAGTGGCGGCCAGGGTTCAACGGCGAGGACGACATCGTCTACCCCGAGCAGGTGCCCTGCACCCCGCTCGTCATCTACGCGAACGGCCCCGAGGGCCTTCACCGCACCTCGGGCACCACCGCGTGGCCGGCACCGCTCGCCGTCGCCGCGACCTGGAACCTCGAGCTCGGCGAGGCGAAGGCGGTCGCCACGGCGGCGGAGTCCTTCGACAAGCAGCACGCCGTCATCCTGGGGCCCGGGATCGCGTCGGGACGCAACCCGCTCTCGGGCCGGACCCCGGAGTACTTCGGCGAGGACCCGATTCTGTCGGGCCTCATGGGCGCCGCCAACGTGCGTGGCCTCGAGGATGGGAATCCGGACAAGCCGGTGCTCGCGAACCTGAAGCACTACACGGCGAACGAGCAGGAGTTCGCGCGGCAGTCGAGCTCGTCGAACATGGACGAGCGCACGTTCAAGCAGATCTACGATCTCCCCTACGAGATCGCGGTCCGCAGGTCCGATCCCGGCAGCCTCATGTGCGCCTACAACCAGGTCAACGGCGTCTTCGCCTGCGAGAACGAGATGCTCACCACGAGCCTGCGCGAGGACTACCCGTTCGAGGGCTACGTCATGAGCGACTTCGGCGCGGTCCACTCGACGGCCGAGTCGCTCAACGCGGGCCTCGACCAGGAGCTCAACCGCCCGCGGTGGTTCAGCCCGGCGCGGCTCGACGCCGCACTCGCGAATGGTGAGATCACGCAGGAGCGGATCGAGGAGGCGGCATTCCGCGTCGTGCGGTCCTACATCGACGTCGGTCTCTTCGATCACCTGATCCCCGACGAGGAAGCCGGTGACGTCTCCACCGCGGAGCACAAGGCACTCGCCCGCGAGATCGCGGAGCAGAGCACCGTGCTGCTGAAGAACGACGGCGCGCTCCCGCTCGCCGAGGGCGACCTCACGGTCGCGGTGATCGGCCAGAACGCGTCGACCACGCCGACCGACGGCGTGAGCTCGGAGACGTCGTGCGCGGCGTTCATTCCGTTCGGAGGAGGCGGTCCGGTGCTCGATTGCACCGAGATGGTCGATCCGCTCACGGCGATCACCGAGCGCGTCGAGGCTGCGGGCGGGACCGTCGTCTACGACAACGGCGCCGACCCGGCGCAGGCGGCCGACGTCGCCGCAGGGGCCGACGTCGCGATCGTCTTCGGCTACCTCCTCATGGGCGAGTTCGGCGACGCCGAGGACCTCAACCTCGACGGCAACGGTGACGAGCTGATCGCGGCGGTCGCCGCCTCGGCGCCGTCCACGGTCGCCGTGCTCGGCGCGGGTACCGCGGTCGAGATGCCGTGGCTCGACGACGTCGACGCGGTGTTCCAGGCCTGGTTCTCGGGCGAGCAGGGCGGTCCCGCGCTGGCGAGCCTCCTGTACGGAGACGTGAACCCGTCGGGCAAGCTGCCGATGACGTTCCCGGCTTCCTTCGAGGACACGCCGGTCGGACAGGACGCAGCTCGCTACCCCGGCATCGAGGACAGCGAGGGCGTGTACCAGGTCGAGTACAGCGAGGGCCTGAAGGTCGGCTACCGCTGGTACGAGTCGGAGGGCATCGACCCGCTGTTCGCGTTCGGACACGGGCTCAGCTACACCGAGTTCTCGTACGAGAACGTGAAGGTGACTCCGCAGTCGACCACGGGCGACAAGGAGATCCGCGTGCGGTTCAAGCTCACCAACACCGGTGACGTCGCGGGCACCGAGGTGGCGCAGGTCTACCTCGAGCTGCCGGACGCCACGGGCGAGCCCTCGAAGCGCCTCGTCGGCTGGGAGCGCGTCACGCTCGAGCCCGGCCAGCACCGCAACGTGCAGGTCACCCTGTCGGCGGAGGACCTCGCCGACATGCACCTGCTCGAGTACTGGGACACCGCAGCCGGTGACTGGTCGACCGCCCCCGGCACCTACGTGGTGACCGTCGGAGGCTCGGTCGAGGCCGACGCTGCGGCATCCTTCACCATCAAGTAG
- a CDS encoding ferritin-like domain-containing protein: MAFDIDRYTATSVRVEWDDLDLDAFERDPLPPESLRTLRYMTDVEYHTVCYTRDLLTTPSHREADVSAFMTMWNREEFWHGEALAAVLARHGVTVDYDELRAKRVKLGWKDRIDPIKQSVAGALVGADFVAVHMSWGAANEWSAITAYQRMAELERHPVLAELLKRIAKQEARHVAFYTSQARQRLAASRRAQQVTRFALQRFWAPVGSSIMREDEVRHVMGQLMAGPEGRRAARKVDDSISSMPGLGGLTIVQDALDRLGVPA, translated from the coding sequence GTGGCCTTCGACATCGATCGCTACACCGCGACGTCGGTGCGGGTCGAGTGGGACGACCTCGACCTCGATGCCTTCGAGCGGGATCCGCTGCCGCCCGAGTCGCTGCGCACGCTGCGGTACATGACCGACGTCGAGTACCACACGGTCTGCTACACGCGGGACCTGCTGACGACGCCGTCGCACCGCGAGGCTGACGTGAGCGCGTTCATGACGATGTGGAACCGCGAGGAGTTCTGGCACGGCGAGGCGCTCGCCGCGGTGCTCGCGCGGCACGGCGTCACGGTCGACTACGACGAGCTGCGGGCCAAGCGCGTGAAGCTCGGCTGGAAGGACCGGATCGACCCGATCAAGCAGTCCGTCGCCGGCGCACTCGTCGGCGCCGACTTCGTGGCGGTGCACATGTCGTGGGGCGCGGCGAACGAGTGGTCGGCGATCACCGCGTACCAGCGCATGGCGGAGCTCGAGCGGCATCCGGTGCTCGCCGAACTGCTGAAGCGCATCGCGAAGCAGGAGGCGCGGCACGTGGCGTTCTACACGTCGCAGGCCAGGCAACGGCTCGCCGCCAGCCGGCGCGCGCAGCAGGTGACGCGGTTCGCGCTGCAGCGGTTCTGGGCGCCGGTCGGGTCGAGCATCATGCGGGAGGACGAGGTGCGGCACGTCATGGGCCAGCTCATGGCGGGGCCCGAGGGGCGGCGGGCCGCGCGCAAGGTCGACGACTCGATCAGCTCGATGCCCGGCCTCGGCGGCCTCACGATCGTGCAGGACGCGCTCGACCGCCTCGGCGTGCCCGCGTAG
- a CDS encoding alpha/beta fold hydrolase, giving the protein MSAAFPGMTEMPDPQFVMSVNGRRLATYLWGPEDGPVVLCVHGFASSCRDNWVSTGWVRDLTRAGFRVLGVDQRGHGASDKPYEYRAYDMDRLVEDLDTVLDTYLLDSVRYVGYSLGARVGWQFAVAHPERVERAVLGGIPDGRPLARLQIEQARAYAESGTPVDDKVTHNYVTLAERVPGNDLRALVALAEGMRHGQADPDPDDPPQQPILFATGSEDAILERSRRLAELTPAGTFVELPGRHHFNAPGSRDFRRAAVEFLSAG; this is encoded by the coding sequence ATGAGCGCAGCGTTCCCCGGCATGACCGAGATGCCCGACCCGCAGTTCGTCATGAGCGTCAACGGCCGGCGGCTCGCCACCTACCTGTGGGGTCCGGAGGACGGACCGGTCGTGCTCTGCGTGCACGGATTCGCCTCGAGCTGCCGGGACAACTGGGTCAGCACGGGCTGGGTGCGCGACCTCACCCGCGCGGGGTTCCGCGTGCTGGGCGTCGACCAGCGCGGGCACGGGGCGAGCGACAAGCCGTACGAGTACCGGGCCTACGACATGGACCGGCTCGTCGAGGACCTCGACACGGTGCTCGACACGTACCTGCTCGACTCGGTGCGGTACGTGGGCTACTCGCTCGGTGCGCGCGTCGGCTGGCAGTTCGCGGTCGCGCATCCGGAGCGGGTCGAGCGCGCGGTGCTCGGCGGCATCCCCGACGGGCGGCCGCTCGCCCGGCTGCAGATCGAGCAGGCCCGGGCGTACGCCGAGTCGGGCACGCCGGTGGACGACAAGGTCACCCACAACTACGTGACGCTCGCCGAGCGCGTGCCCGGCAACGACCTGCGTGCACTGGTGGCGCTCGCTGAGGGGATGCGGCACGGGCAGGCCGACCCCGACCCGGACGACCCGCCGCAGCAGCCGATCCTGTTCGCGACCGGCAGCGAGGACGCGATCCTCGAGCGCTCGCGCCGGCTCGCCGAGCTCACGCCCGCCGGCACGTTCGTCGAGCTGCCCGGGCGCCACCACTTCAACGCGCCCGGGTCGCGCGACTTCCGACGCGCGGCCGTGGAGTTCCTCTCGGCGGGATAG
- a CDS encoding carboxylesterase family protein: MIERTDPTEVQGERVDVDTPLGAFPAMADGDVVRIRNIRYARAARFAKPDPVAPDPAESADLQQVRLAFPQAEGPRASLVGFPMRGCTFDEDALRLSITRPRQVADAPLPVLVWLHGGSYAWGAGDITGHDAGPMVREQGVIVVTVTSRIGLLGFVADESRPANLGLLDVIAALRWVRRHIAAFGGDPDRVTVFGQSSGADTLAHVLAADGTEGLVTRAILQSAPLGIRGGREQMHERMLRAAGPLDADTPVADLLAAQERAKEAAAGDGLRSAMAFAPQYGRAPLPAEDELEDRWRERAAGLDVLVTWTTEESAFFFEADPKLTALAERPVVGQMLRDLVIRFLNRAVYSRDGRRLARLLGRAGARAQVAELSLRPDDSPVGAAHAIEVPLLFPGGPWTDAPLLRPEGGRTAAEAGAPLRAAWAEFAREGRIDAAQIAAGPGWSGEVRVGEA, encoded by the coding sequence ATGATCGAACGCACCGATCCGACCGAGGTGCAGGGCGAGCGCGTCGACGTCGACACGCCGCTCGGCGCCTTCCCCGCGATGGCCGACGGCGACGTCGTGCGCATCCGCAACATCCGCTACGCGCGGGCCGCGCGGTTCGCGAAGCCCGACCCGGTCGCCCCCGACCCGGCGGAGTCGGCCGACCTGCAGCAGGTGCGCCTCGCCTTCCCGCAGGCCGAGGGCCCGCGCGCCTCGCTCGTCGGCTTCCCGATGCGCGGCTGCACGTTCGACGAGGACGCCCTGCGGCTCTCGATCACGCGTCCGAGGCAGGTGGCGGATGCCCCCCTGCCGGTGCTCGTCTGGCTGCACGGCGGCTCGTACGCGTGGGGCGCCGGCGACATCACCGGGCACGACGCGGGCCCGATGGTGCGCGAGCAGGGCGTGATCGTGGTCACCGTGACGAGTCGCATCGGGCTGCTCGGCTTCGTCGCCGACGAGTCGCGCCCGGCGAACCTCGGGCTGCTCGACGTGATCGCGGCGCTGCGCTGGGTGCGCCGCCACATCGCCGCGTTCGGCGGCGACCCCGACCGGGTCACGGTGTTCGGGCAGTCGTCGGGCGCCGACACCCTGGCGCACGTGCTCGCCGCCGACGGCACCGAGGGCCTCGTGACGCGCGCGATCCTCCAGAGCGCGCCGCTGGGCATCCGCGGCGGCCGGGAGCAGATGCACGAGCGGATGCTCCGTGCTGCGGGCCCCCTCGACGCGGACACCCCCGTGGCCGATCTGCTGGCCGCACAGGAGCGCGCGAAGGAGGCGGCCGCCGGTGACGGGCTCCGCTCGGCGATGGCCTTCGCCCCGCAGTACGGCCGCGCGCCGCTGCCCGCGGAGGACGAGCTCGAGGATCGCTGGCGCGAGCGCGCCGCCGGCCTCGACGTGCTCGTCACCTGGACCACCGAGGAGTCGGCATTCTTCTTCGAGGCCGACCCGAAGCTGACGGCGCTCGCCGAGCGCCCGGTCGTGGGACAGATGCTCCGCGACCTCGTGATCCGCTTCCTCAATCGCGCGGTGTACTCCCGCGACGGCCGCCGCCTCGCCCGGCTGCTCGGGCGGGCCGGGGCGCGCGCCCAGGTCGCGGAGCTCTCGCTGCGCCCCGACGACAGTCCGGTCGGCGCGGCGCACGCGATCGAGGTGCCGCTGCTGTTCCCCGGCGGCCCGTGGACCGACGCCCCGCTGCTGCGCCCGGAGGGCGGTCGCACCGCCGCCGAGGCCGGCGCACCCCTGCGCGCCGCGTGGGCCGAGTTCGCCCGCGAGGGACGCATCGACGCCGCGCAGATCGCGGCCGGGCCCGGGTGGTCGGGCGAGGTCCGGGTGGGCGAGGCGTAG
- a CDS encoding DUF3806 domain-containing protein, whose product MPLFGNRSRSALPPLAELVEQEREWIDAHLDLVEGTGTDVADADQVRGLYEHWAGRWKRINPPERSDPRTRINALGVALGEHLVRCTSLEWRITTDEYRPELVVINPRSRTMLSPVQLVEQNWLAEKPGTFITEVVEVERARNPAKGRRGRP is encoded by the coding sequence ATGCCGCTCTTCGGAAACCGCTCTCGCAGCGCGCTGCCGCCCCTGGCGGAGCTCGTCGAGCAGGAGCGGGAGTGGATCGACGCGCACCTCGACCTGGTCGAGGGAACGGGCACGGATGTCGCCGACGCCGATCAGGTCCGCGGACTCTACGAGCACTGGGCCGGCCGCTGGAAGCGCATCAACCCCCCGGAGCGGAGCGACCCGCGCACGCGCATCAACGCCCTCGGCGTGGCGCTCGGCGAGCACCTCGTCCGTTGCACCTCGCTCGAGTGGCGCATCACGACCGACGAGTACCGCCCGGAGCTGGTCGTCATCAACCCGCGTTCGCGGACCATGCTCTCGCCGGTGCAGCTGGTCGAGCAGAACTGGCTCGCCGAGAAACCGGGCACCTTCATCACCGAGGTGGTCGAGGTCGAGCGCGCCCGCAACCCGGCGAAGGGCAGGCGCGGGCGCCCCTGA
- a CDS encoding DoxX family protein — protein sequence MTAVEAEVPANPLASPVSRILIAVVRVGVALMWIQNVAWKRPPDFGRAADNGLYFWAGQAVEYPVLPPYSWFVETLFLPNIEFVGWIILLVEGGLGAFLLIGLATRLWAVVGMAQTVAIALSVLNAPHEWHWAYYLMFLAHLALFAVAAGRCYGVDGVLRPIWLRSDTRFARTMRSLS from the coding sequence ATGACCGCGGTCGAGGCGGAGGTGCCGGCGAATCCGCTGGCGTCCCCCGTCTCGCGCATCCTCATCGCGGTCGTGCGCGTCGGCGTCGCCCTCATGTGGATCCAGAACGTGGCGTGGAAGCGCCCGCCCGACTTCGGTCGCGCGGCCGACAACGGGCTCTATTTCTGGGCGGGACAGGCGGTCGAGTACCCGGTGCTGCCCCCGTACTCCTGGTTCGTCGAGACGCTCTTCCTCCCGAACATCGAGTTCGTCGGCTGGATCATCCTGCTCGTCGAGGGCGGCCTCGGCGCGTTCCTGCTGATCGGCCTCGCCACGAGGCTCTGGGCCGTCGTCGGCATGGCCCAGACCGTGGCGATCGCGTTGTCGGTGCTGAACGCGCCGCACGAGTGGCACTGGGCGTACTACCTGATGTTCCTCGCGCACCTCGCGCTGTTCGCGGTCGCCGCCGGTCGCTGCTACGGCGTCGACGGCGTGCTGCGCCCGATCTGGCTGCGCTCGGACACCCGGTTCGCGCGCACGATGCGGAGCCTGTCATGA
- a CDS encoding Rv1678 family membrane protein: MTDAEFARTQLPRLDRAAAVLGAGSVLVALYAFGSGLPTEAYFVHVGLWGAVALVVFGVLGVLGGEFHRPALTWVAGGGLALAALVQLATLHLAPGLLGHDASAMAALGGFGVGLLAVALARRSLADPEPAGPRT; this comes from the coding sequence ATGACCGACGCCGAGTTCGCCCGCACCCAGCTGCCGCGACTGGACCGCGCGGCCGCGGTGCTCGGCGCCGGGAGCGTGCTGGTGGCGCTGTACGCCTTCGGGTCGGGCCTGCCGACCGAGGCGTACTTCGTGCACGTCGGGTTGTGGGGCGCGGTCGCGCTCGTGGTGTTCGGCGTGCTGGGCGTGCTCGGCGGCGAATTCCACCGGCCCGCACTGACCTGGGTCGCGGGCGGCGGGCTCGCGCTCGCCGCGCTCGTGCAGCTCGCCACGCTGCACCTGGCCCCGGGGCTGCTCGGCCACGACGCCTCCGCGATGGCCGCGCTCGGCGGATTCGGCGTCGGCCTGCTGGCCGTCGCGCTCGCGCGCCGCTCCCTCGCCGACCCCGAGCCCGCGGGCCCCCGCACCTGA